The genomic DNA GCAGGCCATGTTGTCGATATCTTCGATGGTGACAGTATTGAGACGGGTGATTTCAAGCAGCAGCTTATCGAGATCGAGAATGATTTCTTCATTGATCTCGATTGCCTGTTTGATGAAGAACAGATACTCCCTGTACAGGGATGTCTTCTCGGCTAGGAGGGTTTGACTGAGGCGCGGATCCTTGGACCGGACGGATTTGTATTCCCGCTCATCGAAGGCACCCGCTTTGTTCAAGAGATTCCTTACGTTCTGGAAAAAGAGCTGTTCCACCTCAAGGACCGTGTGGCTGAATTTACGGTGACTCATTTCACCTTGCTGGAACCGGTCATTGATCGCCTGCTGAAGGGAGGCTTTTTTCTGTTCCAGGCGGTCCACCTGCTCGATGGCATAGTGAAGATCTTCACGAAGCGACTTTTTCCCGAAGAATCTGGAGAGGGCTTCCTTGTAGTCTTCATCTGAGGCAAGAGATAGGATCTGGAGCGGTTCTTCTTCCTTGAAACGAAGCGCATACACTCCGTAAAGGACACCTATGGCGCTGGCCGTGAGGATCGATGCACCGAGCGCTGCTTCAAGGGCACCCCCAGTCAGGGCCAAGCCGATAAAGCCGGGGGAAAATATCACGATGTTTGCCATCGTCACTCCAAGAATGAGGGCGCCGAGCTGAATCATTTTCTTCATCTTTCTCCCCTCCTTCGGTTAACTTTTCGGAAAAATGAAAAAATAGTCCCTACTTACTATACTACTATTGGAAAATCCTTTCAATCACTTCATGCAAAGTCCCTTTACGAGATGACAACAGATAGGACTTATCAGGAAGGATCTCCCTTATCAGTCTTACGTATGGTGGAGGCTTATGGTTTCAAAATCATGAGCAGGATGATTGCGATATTGATGGCCTGTGTGAACCACACTTTCGGAAGGAACAGGGCCATGCGCTTCCGGTATTCCTCCATAAAATATGGGCCGCTTTCCTGATTGAGCATTTCCCACAATGATAGGGCGGCCTTCCTTGACAGGACAGCAGACGAAAAGCGCATGATGAAGAAGAGGATCAGGGAAGCGATGATCCAAGGCTCGAACGGATAGCCGAGGATCACCATGCCGATACCGCTACCCAACAGGATGAAATCACTGCATTTCGCTAGTGTCCCCATTCCCCCAAGGAGCCCGAGGACCGTCCTTGCTCCTTCTTCTGAACGAGGGAATTGTAGCAGAAAGGGGAATAAGAACGTCTGTCCGAAACCGATGAGAGCTGTGGATACATGGATGATCACAACGATTGAATACATACCTGCCCCCTTCCCACTTATGAATATAGACCTACTATATGCGGAGCTCTCTGTCCTTTTCACCACTTAAAAAAGGCGGCCCTTTCCAAAGGTGGCCGCTTACCATGTTTCATCTTTCATTTGTGGACTCTGCCACTTTTCCTCCATAAAAAAAGAGGGCATCCGCCCCCTTACTCTGCACCGACTTCTGCCGTGATGATCAACCCGATCGCCACGGTCACCACCAGACCCATAATCATGGAAAACATGACGCAAAACTCCTTCCATTGCTACGTCCTTACGGTCAGTATATCACCACAAGTGCCTCATGAATCCTTCCATTCATGAACACCCTGTTGCGATTCTTTGACAGATATGTGTCCTCTCCTCCAGTCATAATCAATAACTCCTGACAATATAGTGAGAGAGAAGAGAGGTGACGGTATGTTCAAGAAGCGACGACCGAAACGATCTCCCCTACCTGCACGGCATGTCTTCATCATATCGTTCATCGTGTTCGTGCTGATGACGGTACAGAGTCTGTACATGATCAATAGGGGCATCGAGCCCGCACTCATGGAAATCGCTGAAACAACGACCCGGCAGTTCGCCGCCCAGGCCATCAACGATTCCATTTCCAAAAACATCTCTGAAGAGGTGGATATCAATCAGTTGATCGTCAAACATGAAACCGGCGGAGAGCCCAGCTATAGCTTCGACCCGGGTATATACAACAAGCTGATCGCAGAATCGACCGAAAGGGTCCAGCAGTACCTTGATTATGTGGAGAAAGGCGACCTGGAAAAGCTCGAAGCCTTTACCTCTGAGACGGAAATCGATTTTGAGAAAAGCAAAGATGCAAAAGGCATTGTGTATTATGTGCCCCTCGGCCTTGCAGCGAATAATACCCTCCTTGCCAATATGGGCCCGCAGATCCCCATCCAGTTCATGATCATCGGGGACGTGCAATCGAATGTAGAAACACAAACAAATGTGGTCGGGATCAATAACACCTATCTCGAAGTGTATATCAACATTTCGGTTGAAATGAATGTAATCATTCCGAGGCGGACCAAAACGATCAAGGTGGCCAACAAAGTCAAAATCGGCGATCTGTTCATACCAGGAAAAGTCCCGGACTTTTATAGCGGGAACGGCAGCGGCAGCTCCCCTGCCATCCAGCTTCCGAAAAAAAGCGAATAGAAAAAGCGGGTCCGGTAGCGGACCCGCTTTCTTCATTATTCCGGCATCCGCTTCTTCTTGAAGAACCTGCCGATCATCACTGTCCAAATCGAGATGGTCAAAAACATCCTGTCACCAACCCTTCACGTTCGTTAGGCTGTGTCCTTCTCCACCCAGAGCGCATTCAGCCTTTTCACTTGTATAAAAATCATGTTCATTCTCCTCCCTATGGTTTGATCGTACAGGTATTACAGCGTATGTGATGTGAAGTGCTGCTGTCTTGTCTTGGTCTCTTCGAAATGCTTCGAGACCGATTCATTATGTGTAGCTTCTTCGAATGACGTACGCTTCTTTTTCAACGTAAGCGTCACGAATAGTAAGTTAAGAGTCATGGCGATCCCCCCTTTCCAGTATTGTTTTTTTGCATGAAAAAACCGCAGGGACTCCCTTCCCGGCGGCGCACAAAAAAGCCGCAGGAAGATGCATTCTCCCCGCGGCATTCATTCACATATTGGTCAGAACGAAAGATATCCCACTGTCGGTCGAATGGTAATATGAAGTTGTACGGCGTTGATTCCTTTGATCATCATCATGTTACTCGACCTCCGTTTCCGTGTGATATTTTTCTTACATTGGTTAGTATATCCAATTATAATGGAAAAGTAAACCACTTTTTAGAAAATATTTTTTCATACGATCAGCTTAATCCTTTATACCGGTCATGTTCTCCGTCCAAGACTTCGCTTTCCGCGGGTAGCGC from Rossellomorea marisflavi includes the following:
- a CDS encoding DUF2269 domain-containing protein: MYSIVVIIHVSTALIGFGQTFLFPFLLQFPRSEEGARTVLGLLGGMGTLAKCSDFILLGSGIGMVILGYPFEPWIIASLILFFIMRFSSAVLSRKAALSLWEMLNQESGPYFMEEYRKRMALFLPKVWFTQAINIAIILLMILKP
- the yunB gene encoding sporulation protein YunB, whose protein sequence is MFKKRRPKRSPLPARHVFIISFIVFVLMTVQSLYMINRGIEPALMEIAETTTRQFAAQAINDSISKNISEEVDINQLIVKHETGGEPSYSFDPGIYNKLIAESTERVQQYLDYVEKGDLEKLEAFTSETEIDFEKSKDAKGIVYYVPLGLAANNTLLANMGPQIPIQFMIIGDVQSNVETQTNVVGINNTYLEVYINISVEMNVIIPRRTKTIKVANKVKIGDLFIPGKVPDFYSGNGSGSSPAIQLPKKSE
- a CDS encoding YrzI family small protein → MTLNLLFVTLTLKKKRTSFEEATHNESVSKHFEETKTRQQHFTSHTL